TTATTGTTTCATACCTATGTCTCTCATGGTATTCGTTCGGGAAGTCTGGAAACCAATTATTTTTCAAATAAACATAACAGCAAAGCGAGCAGTATTGGTGTCTATCTCACAGATAGTACCTACTACGGACGTGACGGTCTCTCTTTAAAATTAACAGGTTTGGACAAAGGTTTTAATGACAATGCGACAAGTCGCTATGTGGTTATGCATGGCGGATGGTATGTGGACGAAAATTTTATAAAAAAATACGGCAGAGCTGGACGAAGTTGGGGTTGTCCAGCCTTGCCGCTTGATCATACCAAAGACATTATTAACACTATTAAAGATAAATCACTGTTTGTCATTTATTATCCTAATGAGAATTGGTTTGAACAATCCAGATTTTTAAATTGCGACCGATACTCCTCAAATTCAGCAAATAAGCAGATCATTGATGCTTTTCCTATTGAAAATGACATGCGAGATGAGATTCTTTTTGCCGATCTAAACCATAACAAATACCGTGAAGAAAGTGATCCTGTGGTAGTGATGTCAGCTGTTGACTATGAGCGTGTATTTCAAACCACTCCACCAGTCGGCCGTATGCTTAGACGTCAAATTAATAACGTGGAATACATTGCGCTCAGTGAACCAGAATTTAAAAAAATTTTAGTTCTCAGTCATCAAAGTATGGAGTATCAGTCTATTTGGAATGAAATACATTTTGTAGTTCCTGATGTACAGTTACAAAGAGGCTATTACATTACCCATATGAAATTAGTTCCTCTTGGTAAAATAAAAGACGTCAAGCCCAATATTGAAGAGATAGATAATACTCAACAAATTAAAAGTTACTCTGTACAACTTGATGATAGAGTGGTTCAGTTAAAGGCCACGAATCAATTTATACGGTGGTTGGGACTGTAATTTTAAACAAAATATTTAGTTAGGAGGCTGTTGCCGCGTGCATCCTGCTTATTTCATCCAGTGCCAGATTTAACTCCAACACATTAACTCTTGGCTCTCCCAGAACAAGCATAGTACGCTTCTTTGTTAAGCGATTGATTAACGCTTCAAGAGTTTTTGCAGGTATATTTCGAGCCTTTGCTACACGCGAAACTTGATAGAAAGCAGCCAATAAACTTATCTCTGGATCTAATCCACTGCCTGAAGCTGTGATTAAATCAATGGGAATTAAACGATTATCGCTCGGCTCATATTCG
This region of Legionella clemsonensis genomic DNA includes:
- a CDS encoding murein L,D-transpeptidase catalytic domain family protein — encoded protein: MKKRLLFVLAVTSACFSLTSAAPLQRELHPQNNPVIKVFHSIVNNQYQYPRMTTIPLSGIREMLHQEAPTLNTAVINKVLTSVKCAEQFNVPHNNILTIIDYSLPSSEKRLWVFDMDKKKLLFHTYVSHGIRSGSLETNYFSNKHNSKASSIGVYLTDSTYYGRDGLSLKLTGLDKGFNDNATSRYVVMHGGWYVDENFIKKYGRAGRSWGCPALPLDHTKDIINTIKDKSLFVIYYPNENWFEQSRFLNCDRYSSNSANKQIIDAFPIENDMRDEILFADLNHNKYREESDPVVVMSAVDYERVFQTTPPVGRMLRRQINNVEYIALSEPEFKKILVLSHQSMEYQSIWNEIHFVVPDVQLQRGYYITHMKLVPLGKIKDVKPNIEEIDNTQQIKSYSVQLDDRVVQLKATNQFIRWLGL